The Lolium rigidum isolate FL_2022 chromosome 1, APGP_CSIRO_Lrig_0.1, whole genome shotgun sequence region GACGAATGATTATTCTTGTGTTATGTGTGATCAGCATCAACTTGATACAAGAGGTAATTTGTTTTTCCAGTGCCCTTTTGATGTTCTTTGCTGGCAATATCTTTGTCCCTCGTGGATTCCTCCATCCCTGGGTCAATTTCATCTCTAGGAAACTCTTTCAAGTCTTAAGCTTGCTATCTTCAAGCCTTTCTTCATGAAGATGATAATGTTGATCACATGGTCCATTTTGGGGTACTCGCAATGACTTCATATCCAAGGCAGTCACTCCTAGTGTTTATAGATGTAGGAAGCTGTTTAAAGAGGAGCTTGCCCTCCTTGTTCCCAAAGCAAAGAGGAAACCTTATCATGGCATAGCTGATTGGGTAGCAAACTTTAGATAGATTTTGTTTTCTTGGCTTGTGGCCTCTGTTTGGGCATGCACAATGGTAGCGAAGACACATCTTCTCCTAGCAGTGCACGTCATCTAGAGAAGACGACAAATATAAGggttacaatgcattatctcttattttCATCCCTTGCAATAAATGAGAATTAGTTATTTTTAATAGCAAATTGTGTGGTCAAGGAAACACAAGTGGTACAATGGAAAAAATAGCCTTTTCTTATTTTACAAGAGATCATCCCTTAACTAAGAAAAgacaacctttttctttcttacttctctctcctccaactaagtgaAAATATAACGTGACAAGCCTAAAAGATTTAACGTCACACATTGTACATGCTCTTAGTTGCTCCCCTCAAGCAACTATCCACCTTGTAAAATCTTTCTTTCCAATTTAATAACATGAAAAAGTACACAATAGGGAAACTTGTTTAGCTTCAAAACAAATATTCGTAAATCCCTACCGTTGATTTTGTGCAACGTATCAATCGCACAAAGGACACGTGGTAGCGCAGGTGGACCGGAGCCATCCGTTTGGACAGCCCATGGCAATGctggcattagagcatctccagtcgcgtccctcaaaccgtcccccaaagagcgccggatcgagcgtttaggggacgtgttttgttcgtaccgcgtttggggaacgtcgctccccagccgcatcccccaaacgccgcccccaaataaatattggtgcacaaaaataaaggttttcattcaaatttgattatatattacaaagtttgaatgaaaatggctagatttcatctaaacctagactactgaccgcccgacggtgcgttcgacggccctgccctgtcgtcgcctcccctccgccgcagctcctgctgcgcgcgcTGCCTCTCCTTGCattgggcggtggccagacgccgccgctccagcagcgcgtcgtcgtccaccctcccctgctgcgccgcatggagggagagctcgacggcgcgacgaatctgcgcctcttcgcgggcacgggcgtcgtcctggagctttttctccgactcgaaggactcgaccgggtgcggctcgtcgtcgtcggaccactcgaactcgtcgtcgtcgtcctccacctcggtctcctcctcctccgcctcggcctcctcctcctccacatccgttggcgcctccatcatcgccgtcgccaacgcgtcggccttcgccgccaactcgtccgcccgcctcccccagatcgccgccagcgccgcctcccgccggcCGACGCTCCTCTGCCGCCAgttgctgctggcgctcgatcgactcccgccgttcacggtacagcgcctcccgctcatcgcgctggcgctggcgctcatcagcccaccgctgctccatctcctccgtccggcgtCGTCGCGCCTCTTCTGCCGTTGAGGAGTCGAACACCGCAATGATGTCCGCCATCGCCTCctcgtgccacgctgctgccgccgcggcctcgtcagctgcggggccaggggcgcggaacgccgctagatccgccgcgtgcgccgcctcacgctgctggcgggcccgctgctcgagtgcctcccgccgctgctgacgatGTGCACGCCGGCTCcgcatccctcgccgccgccgctcttcccgggccgcggggtcggtgtcgacctgcgaatgcgggactggaagtggaggagacggcggtggagggaactaGCCAGCGcctgggcggttcgccattgccactggtggtggaggagacgacggtggagcgacgagggctgtgtttgttgctggcggctgtggtggctaccaGTGAGCCGAGAGACCTTTTATAGATGCcgacgtcgggaagaaagcgcgggaagaggcgagaagaggcgggaagatcgcgcgggaacgggcggtggtgtgcgaacgccggcgacgcgtggaggctgcgcagcaccgatgagacgtctcgcctgcccctccgtcgccattaaggcaaagatgctgtcgtgtgtcactgcgcgcgaataacttccgccgcgaggtaggcgacggttagattaaaatttattgtgccgctgatgcgttggccccgccactccccgcctcgcttttcgttgtgtccggcgtgtccggagcgtcccctgtgggacggggacggtctcggggcgccggacaccgtatctggccgcgccggacaaaattgggttttgggggacgcgactggaacctTTTTTGgtgcggcgcgccccaaattgctttgggcgaCGCGACTCGAGATGCTCTTATACTAACAACACTAGATTATACAGAATCAAACATCAAATCAGGCAAATCCAGCTCCCTGAACAATTGtattaaattatgataaattagaGTTGGACTAGATTCTATATGCGTGCATatgagaaatagaaaataaaaggctATCTAAAACAAGTGCATCCTCCTTTAAAACCATTTTAGAAGATGGAATTTATAAAGattcttgctctagttgctgtttaCTTGCTCCAACACCACCACATAAGCAAACATGGAAACCAACAAAAAAGGGCGCTTCTTAGTCTAGGGTTTTGGAGTGAGGGAGCAGTAATATTCATAAATCCCTGCCGTTGATTTTGTGCATCGCATCGATGGCACACTGGACACGTCGTACCGCAGCTGGACAGGACAGCCCGTGGTAATGCTGGCACTGACTAACATCAAATCAGGCAAATCCAGCTCGCTAAACAAAACCTGCAGCttctgtcgtcgtcctcctcccgccgcagccgccgtCCACTTGTCCCCATCCCATCTATATCCATCTCCACCTCTTTCCTTCCTCCCCCGCTCGCCGCCACCccactccaaaaccctaaaccccgcccccgccgccgccatgcagtCCATGGCGCTCACCACCCCCAcccaccccgccgccgcccccacccccacccccacccgcCGCCTCGCCACGCGCGTCCGCGCCGCCGTCTCCGACGAGCCCAAGCTCAACAAGTACAGCGCGCGCATCACGGAGCCCAAGTCGCAGGGCGCGTCGCAGGCCGTGCTCTACGGCGTCGGCCTCACCGACGCCGACCTCCGCAAGCCGCAGGTCGGGGTCTCCTCCGTCTGGTACGAGGGCAACACCTGCAACATGCACCTGCTGCACCTCGCCGAGGCCGTCCGCGAGGGGGTACGCGACGCCGGCATGGTCGCCTTCAGGTTCAACACCGTCGGGGTCAGCGACGCCATATCCATGGGGACCAGGGGCATGTGCTACAGCCTCCAGTCGCGCGACCTCATCGCCGACAGCATCGAGACCGTCATGGGCGCGCAGCACTACGACGCCAACATCTCCATCCCTGGGTGCGACAAGAACGTGAGTCTGTCACCCAGCCAGCGACCTCCCCCTTCTTCTGCTTTCTTATTCTTACCTCAAATCGACAGCAATTGGGTGTTCTGAAAATCTTCAGTAGCATGTCGCTATCTTGCTGTCTGAACTATTCGTGCCAGTAGAGATTCAGACTGCAGCTTTCATACTACTTGTTCCATTGAGCTATGTATTCGAATGTGTCGCCTTCCTGAAAAACCATGACATCTGGATGTCTGTGCGTCTGATTTTAGTGCCACTTCGCTTTGCAGATGCCAGGTACAATAATGGCAATGGGGCGGCTTAATCGGCCAAGTATCATGGTTTATGGTGGAACTATCAAGGTAATGTTACCTCTGTTTTCTTGCTACTAAATGTACTGACTGCTGATGGAGTAATTCCCTTTTTCTTTCAGTATAATATGCTTGATCAGTTTGTAGCTGTGACTCTGAGCTGTGATGAAACTAAACTGTTTCCGAGACTTATAAATAAATGGTTCTGCGCATAAGTAACAACTAAATCAAGCTATGTGTGCTAGAAACACAGTCCAGTGTGGCTGACCATTCGTGCTCACTGGTTTGGAATTTAGTTTCATGATCTGTTAAATGTGCGCCTTGATTCAGTGTTGTTTTACTGGTAATATTCTGACTTTGAGATTTTGTTAATGCAGCCTGGACACTTCCAGGGCAATTCGTATGACATAGTATCTGCTTTCCAGGTAAGTGTGTCACCTTTGAACTATTCATCAATCTGTTTCTTATTTTCATGTGCCTGTGTATGCAGCAATGCACTCCTTATGCTTACTTATCTTAATGGCTATGCAGAGCTACGGAGAATTTGTTAGTGGATCAATCAGCGACGAGGAAAGGAAGAATGTGCTCCGCAACTCATGCCCAGGGGCAGGTGCATGTGGTGGTATGTACACAGCAAATACAATGGCATCCGCGATTGAGACAATGGGCATGAGCCTTCCATACAGGTGCAAATAATATCTTGGAACTTAAATCATTTCACTTTGATCTGACTTCGTATATTGACTAAACTTATTATCATTCCATCTACGTTTTATTTATCAAAGCTCTTCAACCCCTGCTGAAGATCCATTAAAGCTAGATGAATGCCGTCTTGCTGGAAAGTATCTCTTAGAATTGTTAAAGATGGATTTGAAGCCTAGAGACATTATAACCGAGAAGTCATTGAGGAACGCAATGGTTATTATCATGGCCCTTGGTGGGTCTACTAATGCTGTACTACATTTGATTGCTATTGCCCGGTAGGTTATCATCTTCTCGTCCATTTTTAATTGCTTAGGTAGACAAATGCTAATTGCCTCCTCCTTTCAGGTCTGTAGGTTTGCAATTAACTCTTGATGATTTTCAGAAGGTCAGCGACCAAGTTCCTTTCCTTGCAGACCTTAAGCCTAGCGGAAAGTATGTCATGGAGGATCTACATAAGGTACACATTTACTGCTTTGCTTGATTTCACTTTGTTCTGGTTTGACCACCACATGAGTCCAGTTTAAAATTTCCGTGTTATAATCACTAAAATTCTGAAACATAAGACAAATGTTTGTTATACACTCTTGTTAGAATCATAGTCATACGCCACATGCAAATAATTTATCTCTGTGTTGGCATTGTAGATTGGTGGAACACCTGCAGTAATTCATTATCTCTTGGAGCAAGGTCTTCTTGATGGGGATTGTTTGACTGGTGAGTACAGTCTATTATCATTCATCATGCAGCTCCTTTTTATTTGATAATaacatttttcttcttcttgcccTTCAGTCACTGGGAAAACTCTAGCTGAAAATGCCAAGATATTCCCACCTTTATCGGAAGGACAGGTAAATCCCAATTCTGAGTTCTTCAGCTTTCTCCAACTCCTTGAGTACTAATGTTTACACATGTTACTTGGCACAGCAAATAATACGACCACTCGACAATCCTATCAAATCAACTGGGCATATACAAATACTTTATGGCAACCTTGCACCAGAAGGTTCTGTAGCAAAAATAACTGGCAAAGAGGGATTGTTTTTCTCAGGTGATCTTTGCTCCCTCCATTTTCAACCCTTCGAAGCTTTACATAATGTGCAGCTTTTAAGTGTTATTAATCAAATTATAGGCCCTGCACTTGTTTTTGACGGTGAAGAATCGATGATTACAGCTATATCTGAAAACCCAGCAGATTTCAAGGTAATGCGCATGATTAACTTTCTAGGATcgtaatcagaagatgtgatttgGACACCATTTTGCAATTTAGAATCCTCAAGCACAAAAATTTGAGACTGTACCATCTGACTGTATTCAGTATCTGATTTAAGTGATTCTGTGCTAAAAGTACATGCCATGGCACTAAACTAAAACAGAAAACTGTAAAGCAAGTGTTTGTGTGTACATAATGAAGAGTCTACTCCCATGGTCTGAAGAATGCAtatgttattttctccctagaaCGTATAACACCTGGGCATCTGCCCATGAAGAACGCTACGACGTCGCCACTAAATCGGTGCATACATTATTTGTGGCGATTATTGTTTTCATCTGTTAGGGCTGTTGGACGTTTCATTTGTCAGTTATCTAGTCTAGGTTTAGTGTATACTTTTCCCTTTTCCATGGAATTGCTGTTTTGATTTATCTAGTTATGCCAGTATTCCTGTTTCAGCAGACGGTAGTATGATACTGGAGTGCAGTAGTTCAGTAGGGCATGTCTTGTACATACTCTGATGCAGCATACCATTTCCATACTGGTTAAAACAGGGAAAGGTTGTAGTGATCCGAGGAGAAGGCCCAAAAGGTGGACCCGGGATGCCTGAAATGTTGACCCCAACAAGTGCAATAATGGGGGCTGGTCTTGGGAAGGTAATGTTTACTTCATGGCATGACATTGTCGGAATTGTACATTTAGTTTTTATCTGCTCTTAATAATTGTAATAGCATAAAACACTGCTTTCTTTAGTTCTCACCTAGATAATGGCATACTTTATCCATTAGGATAGCTCCCTATGTGATTTCTGATATTCTTCTTAACAACTCCTGGAAATGTCGATACATCAAGGCAAACAAATCTTGGGCTTCCTTAAACATATTACCAATTGACATTCTTTTTAAAAACTTGACATTGATTTGGTCTACAAGTGATAGTGCTTCCTGTAACTTCTTTATCTCTGTTGATCTATACAACTCTGTCTAAGACTCATGCCATGAAGTTAATTATCTTGCTATCTTCAGATAACCTGATAGTTGTTTTTCGTGACACTTGATCAATATTTAGCTATTGCTCCATCTTGATTGCAGGAGTGTGCCCTCCTGACCGATGGTAGATTTTCTGGGGGATCACATGGATTTGTTGTGGGCCACATATGTCCTGAATCGCAGGTACTGTATTGTATTACTCCCATTGGCTGCAAGATTAATTTATGCTGTATATGTTTCAGCTTTTCTCTTGTGGTTGTGGCAATTAAACTTTTATTAGTACAGTGCAATATAGGGGAATCGAAAGCTTAATTGCAGAAACTATCTTGTTGGTCTGTGTTATTCACAAAGTCACTGTTTTCAGGAAGGAGGCCCAATTGGTCTTGTTGAGAACGGCGATACAATCACAATCGACGTCAGCAAGAAAGTAATTGACGTCAACTTGACGGAAGACCAGCTCGAACAAAGGCGGAGGAAATGGAGCCCGCCACCACACAAGGTCACCGGTGGAGCACTTTGGAAGGTAGCATGAAGTGCAAGCACTCTTAATACAATTCCTGATGGTGCAGTGTTGATCTTTTCTGAACATCTCCCATTTCCTTCTCATTGTTGCAGTACATCAAGCTGGTGTCTCCAGCCTCAAGCGGGTGCGTCACCGATGAGTAGGGTCCATCCTATATTGGTAGGTTGAGCCAAGTCTGCATTCCTAGAGCGGAGGTCTGGTTGGTTGGTGAGCATTTTTCCTGAAAGAGTGGCTTTTCTTTTGTAATGGTAGAGGCGGGGCAATAAGAAGCCAGTTTCCAGTGGCTTAGTGAAGCTATGCCTGAGGGAAATGGTGAAGAATAATAATATGTTAGTGTGGAGGTGGAGGATTAGACATCTTAAGAGTTCTTCCTCTGTAATCCGTAGTTGGGCCACAAAAAATGATGTGAGCTGCTTTGTTTGTTTGGTCCAATGATGGAATGGAATCATGTGCAGCATCTGTCTGGTGCTGAAATTATGTGTCCATGCAAAAAAAAACGCCTTCAAGGCGGCTTAACGTACTTTGTAGCTGGCTGTGATGCAATGCAACGCAATTCATGCAGAGCCTTCAGCATCCCTCCGCGGTGGCGATCACGGTTCTGCCGGCAGCATAGAATTTACTCAGAGAACGGACGGTCAGCAAGTGCGTTTTAATCTTGTCTAGCAACACATGTAACATCGTGTTAGATAATTAACTACGCCATCCGTCCATAAAGGATGTCAAAAATTATCCAAATtgagatgtatctatacacacaAAGATAGTAGAACAATTAGTCCTAAAATAGCTAGCTAACTAACAAAAAATGCTCGCAAGCAATGTAGTTGCTGGCAGGTGCTAGCTCCACATGCCGGTCAATCTACTCGTCGTCAAAGTTGGCATTGCGTTGATCGGAGGACCTTGGAGCGCTTGATGGTGTGGTTGGATCGACAAAGGAGCCCGCGCCCCTCAAGGACATGGTCAGATCGATGAAGGAGCTCGGGGCCATCGACGAGGGCGGGGTGATGAAGGAGCTCTGAGTGGTGGATGAGGAGGTGGTACCGACCTCGAAAAGGCTCCCGTGGTTGAAAGAGCTCGGGGCGGTGGAGGTCGATCCAACTTCGAAAAGGCTATGGGTGGTTGGGGGTGTGTCGGAGGTGTAACCGACCTCGAAAAGGCTTCGACGATTGAACGAGTTCAGAGTGGTGGCGGAGGTCGACCTGGCATTGAAAATGCTCTGGGTGGCGGGGAAGCCGAGGGGGTTGTAGGAGGTGGAGCTGACCTCGAAAAGGCTCCGACGGTCAGACAAGCTTGGAGCGGTGGAGGAGATCGAACCAACCTCAAAAAGACTTCGGCGGTCGAAAGAGCTCGACGCTTTGTTGGAGGTGGAGCCGATCTCGAAAAGGGTCTCGGTGGCGGGGAAGCTCATGGGGTTGTAGGAGGTGGAGCCAACCTCGAAAAGGCTCCGGCGGTTGAACGGGCTTGGAGCGGTGGAAGAGGTGGAGCCAACGTGGAAAGAGCTCTGGGTGGCGGTGGAAGAGGTTGATGCAGCATGGTAGGCGCTTTGGGTGGCGGCGGAGAAGGTCGACGATGTCGAGGCAGCGGACGAGCTTGGGTTTTGGCCTTGATCGTCAGGCGGAGGGGGAGTCACCCTTAGTGTGTACAGCCGGTCATTGTAGATGGAGTCGAAGTAGACTCTCCCCAGTCCATTGTCGCCAAAACCATCGCCATCGCTGTTGGCCATGACGAGGTGATCTCTTCCCTCCCGCACTACAAAGCCGATGAAGGCAACCGCGTGGGTAGAAAGCCCACCATCCCACCATCTTCTGGAACTCGAAAATGGTCGTATATATCCCCTGGTCCAAGGTGACGAAACTCGTCGCTAGCCCGCACTATTCCGATCACCGGCCTCCCTGCCATGATCAGATGAGCTACTTGATGGAACTCAAAGTTTCGGTGCACTCTGTAGCTTGATAGGTAGAGGCGTTGTTTGTCCGGCCACGCagcagatcttgaaaggagcccgtCGCGCCTGAACAGTTTCAGCCCCGTGGGCTCTCGGATGTATACAGAGACGTTGGCCGGATCCTCCTTGCCCAGATTCACCCCGATCTCCCTGCCGTAGTCGGCCACGGAGGGGACGTTGAAGGTGATGTCGGTCGCGGCTTCAGGCACCCTCCTCGCCAGTGCAGTCCTGATTTGCATCTCGGCTGCATAGCCGATGGCATGAAAAAGGGAAAGTTGGTTATTTACTCAAAACTTCATCAGCCTTTGATCATCTACCCAAAGTTTATTGTACATTGGTAAAATACCCACTAGGGACTTGAACTAAAAACCAATTATATCAGGTCCTAGTTAGAGCTAGTCATTAAATCTATCGATATGTCAGATTGATTGGGAAGATCAGAACTAGTTCACACGCGTGCTCGTCTCCGGCCAGAAAAATATAGGTGTGGGTTTCCATGGCGGAAGCTGCAGGAATTCTAAAAATCCATGCCTGCTGACACTCCTGCTCTCCTCCATGCTCCAAGAATATAATGTACAACGATAATCTACCTATGTATCTACCTTAGAAATTATTCAGTTAGATGCTCCTTGGAGATCCCAGATCGATTGGATCTTGATTAATTACCATGGAGTTTGGGCGGGCAGGGTGCTTGTCCAAACTACCAAAAGACATTTGCTTAGCTGCAAATCACTGGCCGATGATTGATTCAGTGGAAACACTTGAGAGAAACTGAGACGATGATTTTGGCGGGCACGACGGCAGGAAGTACGGATGAGGCACACGGCATCAGGATGTCAGGAGGAGGTAATGAGCTGACAATGTTGATGAAGGGCGGACAGCGTCGAGATGGCTGCAAGGCGTCTCCCAAGAGTGGACGTCGAGGTGATTGATCTACTGCCTGGAGCAAAGGTGCATACGAATGCTGAACTGGTCACGAAGATTGTATCAATCTGATGATTAAACCGGATCCACCAACCGTTTCGTTGCCAACTTTAATTAGGGTCCTagtgtaattttttttgtttcaagtCCATAGTGAGTATTTTACCAATGTACGATAAACTTTGGGTAGATGATTAAAGGCTGATGAAGTATTGGGTAAATAACCAATTTTCCAAATAAACGTATCGACAACTTGGTTGTGGATGGGAGGTCTGATCTCTAAATCTCTGGATCTTCAACCCCGCCTCCGTCTCCACCTCATCCTCATCTTCATCCTTGTGGCCACTGCCAATCTCCCATCATCCCCAGACCAAACGATTTCTCGCAATGACTGGGTCGTCAAAAAGAAGTGCAAGGGGTTTCACTCCATCACCCTACCCTCATTGTTCTTTTACTCTTCTGGCACCTTCGTTTCATTGCTCTTAAGCTTCTTTTTCATGCATCTTCGTCTCACATCTGGAGGGAGTTTGCTCAATAGTTTCTTCACAAAACCTGGTTTTTCTTGGCCCTAAAGAACATCATACACAACGCAAGGAAAatataataaacaaaagtaaccaATATCATGCTACTCCAAATAGGCAAATGCCACACAAGAATTACCTTGTACATATGTCTTATCCTAGCCTCTTCAACTTCTTCCTGTAGAAACATATGCGCAATTAACAACAAGGCAAGGTAGGTTAAAAAAAACAAAGTGAAAAGAATGATGATAGCTCGCAGGAAGTAAGTCATCATAGTATCATACATCTTCATCGCTCCACTCTCTGAAACTACGCGTCAATGGCATATGATTATCCAAGTGACCACCAATGAATGCACTAGCTTCGTTGGGATGCTTCATATCAACAAAGCCATCACTCAAGCAACCGTAACAGTGACCTTTATTCAAAAGGAGAGAAGGGAGTTTGTCATTTAACTGCCAAATAAACAATCAGCCGGTAACATAATAATAGCTGAATAAaacttgtgtgtgtgtgcatgcgAGTGTGCGTGTCATTATACATGGCTGCTTGTGCATGAACCAATTTGAGACACCAAAGATGTAACACTCAACAATAATGGACGAGACAAACAGGTCAATAAAGTAAAGATCATATATGAGAGCTAGAAACACATTTATGAATGTATATACCAGAAAATTTCAAGTTAGTGCGACCCCAAAGTTGTATTAGAAAAATACTTAATCTAAGATAAGAGTATAAATACCATTATCGCTGGACTTAACCATGCAGAAACAGCTAACCACTAAATCTTCATGTTCTCCTTGTCGCATGCTCATGACCTCAGCAAAGAATAGATTTTCCACGCCACAATCTTCAGCTCCTCTAGTCTTCGCAGTGAAATTGAAATGATAGTACAACCTTTGGTAGTTCTCAACAATTAATTTGTAATGCACAATATCTTTTAGTTCATATGCATTATCCTAACATAAGCATTGACCAGATCAGTAGCTGTCACATGAATATGTCAATAAGACCAAGTGCAACCCTGGTATCAGGGCAACAACGGGAGGTAGGGAGAGAGAGCAAACCCCAAGATTGTGATCCATATTATAATTTTCCACTAAAACTTGAGCAAATAGTCGCCTTTCCTCACGGCATCTCTCAATTGCTTGCGATTGGGAACACTTCTTCCTAGTGCCATCAGGCCAGTAAAGACATGTTCGTATAGCCATCTCCACTCGAGAAACCCCAGCTTGTTCCATGCACCTAGTTTAGATCAGAGCATTCCATATGATTTGTTGTAAGGCAGACAGGGGCAAACAAATTTGTGCGGAAGGTTTTGATAGGTGGAACAGTGATCAAATAGAACCCAATTTAGCTATAGCATAGCTAATTGTAGCAATGATCAATAAAAATAAGACAAATTCTTACATGCCTATAAGGTCTCG contains the following coding sequences:
- the LOC124681057 gene encoding dihydroxy-acid dehydratase, chloroplastic-like; its protein translation is MQSMALTTPTHPAAAPTPTPTRRLATRVRAAVSDEPKLNKYSARITEPKSQGASQAVLYGVGLTDADLRKPQVGVSSVWYEGNTCNMHLLHLAEAVREGVRDAGMVAFRFNTVGVSDAISMGTRGMCYSLQSRDLIADSIETVMGAQHYDANISIPGCDKNMPGTIMAMGRLNRPSIMVYGGTIKPGHFQGNSYDIVSAFQSYGEFVSGSISDEERKNVLRNSCPGAGACGGMYTANTMASAIETMGMSLPYSSSTPAEDPLKLDECRLAGKYLLELLKMDLKPRDIITEKSLRNAMVIIMALGGSTNAVLHLIAIARSVGLQLTLDDFQKVSDQVPFLADLKPSGKYVMEDLHKIGGTPAVIHYLLEQGLLDGDCLTVTGKTLAENAKIFPPLSEGQQIIRPLDNPIKSTGHIQILYGNLAPEGSVAKITGKEGLFFSGPALVFDGEESMITAISENPADFKGKVVVIRGEGPKGGPGMPEMLTPTSAIMGAGLGKECALLTDGRFSGGSHGFVVGHICPESQEGGPIGLVENGDTITIDVSKKVIDVNLTEDQLEQRRRKWSPPPHKVTGGALWKYIKLVSPASSGCVTDE